DNA from Rhipicephalus sanguineus isolate Rsan-2018 unplaced genomic scaffold, BIME_Rsan_1.4 Seq1954, whole genome shotgun sequence:
ctaAACTActtccactcgtccacgtggtccgcaacgtggaccacgtggattacgcaaaaactggggccaatgcttcctacaataaatctgccgagagaaccaggcctttcactattaccggtgacttcaacattgatttataaagacccaacaacgcctggtctttataatGCATAAAACACGGCTTgggtgtggacagggcatcaatagacctcgctgccacgtccaggacaggaggcatcatagataatttcatcgtaagaggcatccaggattttcaccagctgtACCATACCTCGCACtacactacacttagacccctcgtaaccgcgatcacgaacggatccgattaacaagtccggtccagctgctggtgctcactttcaagaactgtcaagaactccttccacacatgcacacgggttcgtgaaaagtgcgtgcgttctccgtcataacagacaagtgcaaacataactgtaacaactgcaactgtgactgtaacgtacgtgcagtgcgcctgcgcatccacacggctgtgtatatatctagggaaactttcctgaatgaagcttagttgcgagtaacgcctgtcctgtgcatctgtgtcccttctttgtcctgttcgaattcgtgttatccagtattcaagaatataagcactacataccttaccgcgcctggtgttggtaacacccatgttgctgttggcatcgttacgcaactgtaaacaactggtacataatacatatgcgactcttcaacatacgagtgtgcgtataccactcctacatttctgtagcgtcattccgtaacgtttcgctcaatgtgaaaacttacgccacagtcactattccgcgcgtgcttcgcataacatcgattcccatggttcgtgggatctgctgaatttttattACCACTGACATGTGGAGGCGGAGATGGTTAAACATAACTGCAAAGCGACGCTGCCATCGACAGGTATGCGCTATCTGCTTAGatatacacaacaccggcctaacggcgcacatttaacacaaatatacaaaacaaatattatgccttaagggcaagtctatgtcgcaaaaaaaaaaaaaaaaaaaaaaaaaaaaaaaagatatgcagaACATTACAACTCGTCAGATCTTTCAACTTTTAAAAACCGAAAATAAAATTTATTATGCTAGACAAGTTACTTGCATTCATGAGCTCAAATATTTTATGGGCGAGGCTATGTTCAGAGTTTTTCCACTCCTTTATTTGCCAAAAATTTCCGAAATTTTCTTTTTGATCAAAGGCAAGAAAATGTTGAGTGAACGCTTCAATTTCTCTAAGGGACTTGTAAGTAGCCTTGCATCTAGCGTTTCTTCCTTTCTGAGCGATGGGTTTGTGACGGGGTCGCCTGGAATCATTACAAGTTTAGTTCCGTTGAGGAGTGTTATGCGTCCCTCAATGGCCGACTTCACAGGAGTAATCTTCCTAATGTGTTCCACAAGAACTGAGTAGTCCGCCGGACCTGAAGAAATATAAAAGCAAATATTTATTGGAATGTCAAATTTGAAATTCAGAGAGAGACAGGGAACCTGGTTAAGGCCGCTACACAAGCCTCCTCGCAATGGCGCTTGATAATCCGTGTCCCATCAACATATGGTACGAGGCTGCATACAAAGATCACTAAATCATCCCAACCCTTACCGCACCAACAACCTCTGCTACAGAGTCTTCGCCACCTCGGACCTCAAAATTTTGCTTTCCGTTTCTTTCACTACTTCTTATCTATCTACATTCCCAGTTtacaagtaaaaaaagaaaaagaaagctattGCCCACTCTAGTTgacctcttgtttttttttttcatgtctttcGTAGCTCTCTTAGTACAAGCGTGTTAGACTGTGTGATCTAACTGCAAACCATATTTCGACGTTTTTCTTACCTCCGCTTGTGGCGTTAGTTGCTCTTGGGTATCCATCTCCTCCTTTTGTGATGTAGTCGGTGGTGACAATTCTGTACACGCCGGTGTCATTCACTGCCTCGTATCGTGGCACTCTGCATCTTCGACACAGGACTTGAAGTGACACGACGCGACACTTAGAAGGATAACTCAAGTTGTACGTTACACGAATGCCTGCAAGAGAAGTGAAGACAATTTAATGGCTGTCCGGAGACGTTTCCCTGGCTTAACATGATGCTCCAGGTGACATTGCAGACGCATCAAATGAGGCATCcatacatatacacacgcacacaacgTGCGCTAGTAACAGGAACAAGGTAACTGCAAATAACATCTATGCAGCGTACGGTTTAGGTCATTGTTACGGAGGCAGATAGTAGCTCTTAGCAACGCTGTTGTACGACGTTCTTGGTCATGTTACAGTTCGAAGGAGCTGCCACCAAAATTTAAAGCAGATTTGGGGATTGCTCTCGTAGCGCCAGCATATGCACAAAAAGTGATGCATGTTCAATATGCTAGACTACTTAGAATACCTGTTTTTTTAAGCGAGTGACTGGAAACGCTAGCGCGAGATATGAAGCTTGCAAAGTTATCTGAGCTGCGTGACCGTATGCAACAAGAATGTAGAAACAGATGTTATTGCTCACCCGACACTTGCAAGAACCGGCCCTGCTTCTTTTGAAAACTGTACTCCGACACTGAGTATTCGAACATGCTCCTTAGCTCGGAGCCGTTGAGTGTCATGATGACGACCGACATGCCGAAAGGCATTGTAGCCAGTATGTGACCCATTGTGATGTTACCTTTGTTgcgaggaaaagaagaaaaaagtaggtAGTGTATTATTGATCGGCTGATATGTTAATGGTGAATGGCTATCAGCTAGCGCTCGAAAGAACAGCTGAAAGAAATGCGGTGACAACAACGTAAACCATTTAACAAAGTTTCTGAGGAAAGAGCAGATTATTGAAAGCTTTAGGTAAGATTGATGtcaagagaaacaaataaaaaagtatAAGTGCCAACTGACCCTTCGCCCTCTATAACAAGATGGCGTTATCTAACAAAAAATGACTCGTCTGccgtataaaaaaagaaaattaaattcCATGTGAACTGATAGAGATCCCATATGTAATACATGTACATATGGGAATCTCGCCTAAAAACCCTTATATGCTACCTATGGCATGAAACATATTTCGTATTGGACATACGGAATTCCGGGTAGATGTAGGATATGTAAAATGTGCCGCGTTATATATATGGGTACTTACTGATTTTTCAATAATACCTTTTTATGCTAGAAAAACACACTAGATATGGGCATATAAGTTTATAACACTGTCTGACAACGCATGTGCTTATTATCTCGATTAACGCGAAAGCTTTGTTTTGGTTATGAGCATGGTGCTTTATTTAGCGAAGTCTTGCCAAGCGCTGTGATTTTAACCCCACCGCTCTCTTGGGTGACGTGAAAATGCCATTTAAAGTTTTCTCTTTATAAGCAAGGTGCTTCGAAGTTACTCTGT
Protein-coding regions in this window:
- the LOC119376690 gene encoding 5'-nucleotidase; protein product: MLDVIDCYKENVTRAISEVIGISKVKLEQADQICRLRECNLGNLIADGFFAYYADKKSSEPDLWSDVNGALFNGGAVRAPIPQNRNITMGHILATMPFGMSVVIMTLNGSELRSMFEYSVSEYSFQKKQGRFLQVSGIRVTYNLSYPSKCRVVSLQVLCRRCRVPRYEAVNDTGVYRIVTTDYITKGGDGYPRATNATSGGPADYSVLVEHIRKITPVKSAIEGRITLLNGTKLVMIPGDPVTNPSLRKEETLDARLLTSPLEKLKRSLNIFLPLIKKKISEIFGK